The nucleotide window TAGTTTCTCGGATTTTCCGATGTGCACATTAAAAAGACTCACACTGTATATGCAGTGAGCACAACTTACGTAAGGGTGGTATTCGTGCTATCATCTTAGGGGCCACTCTATATTTtaaaatcaataatttaaaatCGCACACACGCGCACCCACCACCCAGCCGATTTTATTTTCTCTAGCCTCcttaaggcccagccatacaaatgaaaaacccGAAACTTGCCAGTGAAGTTTGAACCTATAGtacagggaatagagttgatttatttgtttgaaaattttgcgaaacaaaagaaatgcgactctgttccaattgaatatggtttcatcgaactgaagaagtgctataggtaggaccgtgggccttaggaggctagatAAAACTACGATAATATTTGTGGATAGATAGTTATTCCCTATTCTTTACTATAATAAGCGCAACACACTACTTGTTTTCTTTGGTGGTGCGATAATAGTTTACTTACTTACGTACATACACTTtatattccttttttttttgtattttagcgTCCTAAGTATTTTAAAATTGGTGGCTCTCCTACAGGCGCACAAAATGGCTACATCTGATCAACCGTCCTGACATGGAGCCGACAGCTAAAGACCGGGTCTGTTCAGACCACTTCTCCCCTAACCAGTACACCGTCAAGAGAGCGTTGAGGGGGGACGCACTTCCCACCATCGAGAAGCGTAAGTATCTCTATCTTGTCTATATTATTCTTGAAGAATAAAAGCTGTAGATATTTCTATTCATTATTAATCACAATCCATACCCCCAGAGCCAACGTCAACGCTTCAACTGAAAAGGAAACCAGAAGATACGAACATACAAACCTATAGCAAACAACCCCGCTTAGACATACAATCCAACATAGTCACAACTGAAacaatacaaatcaaaatagaACCTGAAGAACCGACTACAGACTTAATAGTCAAAGATGAACCAATGATAGAAGAATATTTAGAAACCCAATATCGAGACAATGATCCTCTAGCTATCGCTGAACCAATGAACGAAGACTTAATCAACATCAAAAAAGAACCAATAGAACCTTTACACATAGAAACCCAATGTAGAGACGTAGATCATCTAGCTATCAAACCTGAGCCCGGAGTACACACAACATCAACTCAAACGTTGTCTCGTAAAAAGATGTACTTAAACGTTGCTTGTGTTACTGGTACCGAACATATATATATAGCGCAAGGAATCAATGAACAAAAGACAACCAAATTAGCTCAAACGCAAACCACGGCACCTCTTATAGCGGTCTTCACAGACCCAATAAAGAAGAAGATGAAGGCAGAAATCAGAGAAGCGAACAGAAAGACTAAGTTGTTGAGCAACGCTTCAATGGACAAGAGTAGATTCATGCAATGTTGCGACGGTTATCTAAACGAGAAGATCGCTCATATTGTAAAGACACACTCACATATACAAGAAAAATTTAAAGGGAACCGATACGGAACTGATTTCAAAGTGTTTGCTCTGAATTTGTGTCTAAGCAATACGGAATCTTACAAGTTTGTTGAGAAGATCTTCAATTTGCCATCCAAGACCACGCTGAAACGATTACAAATGCCGGCCAGAACTGGAACCAATCCAAACTTGATGGAATACTTGAAAGTAAAAGTGAGTAAGATGTCAGAGAAGGAGAAGTTGTGTGCTTTATGCTTTGATGTGATGAGAGTTAGCAAGAATCTGTGGTACGAAGTGAACAATGACTTTTTATGTGGGATGCAAGAGATCGATCAAGTTTTAGGGCCTGAGCCGGCTGAATATGCAGGTGTGCTGATGATTAGAGGTTTATATTCGAAGTGGACGCAGCCTGTTTCATTCtcattcatgacggagaaacgCCGGTATCCGGAGCTGAAGGAATGGATGCACAACGTCATGGGAATAATGTTTGATATAGGACTGGACATCAAAGCTCTAGTAGTCGATTTAGAGAATGAATTCATGGATGTTTCTTTACCAGACGGTGAACACTATTTCGAAATGGATGAGAGAAAAATCTACCACTTTTATGACGTGAGGCACCTCTTTAAGAGTGCTAGAGACGCGCTAATGAAAAGTAACTTCCACATAGGGTCAAAAGTTGCTAAATGGAGTCATATATTAAAGATTTATGACAAAGACAGCGATCATGACTTAAGTCTGATGCCTAAAATCACGGATGAACATGTAAGACCCTCTGGAGATGCGATAAATGATGTCAATTTGGCAATTCAAATATTTAGCAATAGTGTCGCCGCTGCGATGAATTTGCATGTTATTTCTAACATGGCCAACCAAAATATAAAAGATACAGTAGAATTTGTAGCCAACATGAGCAGCATTTCCGACATATTAGCTTCAAAGTCACTGGCAAATGCTTATAAAGGAACGGATCGGCAGAATAAAATATTGTCTGATGTTTTAGAATATCTTCAAGACTTAAATCTGAAAGATAAGCGTGGGAATGCAATTGAAGCTCAATTCGTTGATGGACTTAAAGTGAATATAAAATCAGCATTTTCTCTATTCGAAGATTTAAAGAAGGAAAACGTTCAGTACCTTCACACGAAGGTTTTAAGCAAGGACTGCTTGGAAGTGTATTTCGATGAATGTCGCCGCCTAGGAGGTAACTGTTGCGAAAAACCAACACCCATCATGTTCGCTCGATCCTTCCGTCGCCTATTTCTAGTAAATTTAGTACACAAAGATGGCGACAGCGAAGACTTGAAAACAACGTTGTACAAGATAAGCGAATACATGAAAGCGGACACTGAAAAGAAAGATGAAATGGAAGGCGATCAATTGAAACGAATATTAGGTGCCGGAGTCAGTGATATTAAAATCCAATGGCCGTCAACTGAATATATAGCTGGATATCTAATTTGGAAGTGTCTAGAAAAGCATCCTTGTGAGAAATTTATAGAAAAACTGAGCGCACATTATGATATCCCTGTTGAAGAAAATGCGGAGACGCTGCTTGAAAATTTTCGAAAGTATAATGCAGATAACGTAATTAGTATCCATCTACTCAAGCCTCCTGGTTACCTGGTAGATTTTGTAGACCTAATGGATCAGAAATACTGCGAATATTTCGCTAAACAGGACAAAGATCCCATGAACTTCGCTTGGAACACATATAAATTTATGGAGGACGATACTTTTGAATTGCCGTGTGAATGTTTTCCTTTGAAGTTTATTAAGATTTTGTTCATACGGATAAAGATTGAACATTCTATTCGAGAGCATAATAAATATAGCAAGAATCCCCGCAAACCAAGACATCTGCAGAAGAAACAAGTTAATAAGAagagtaaataaattaaattatgtaatatcCTATTAGAGGTATGTtatgttaaaaaatgttttaataacaaTATGCTGCTAAACAATAAAAAGCCTTAAAATAGAGGATACAAACTAATATCCTTATTTACTGGTTTTTTATTCCTAAGGATCCTAACTGGACACAGTAAGTACACAGTTTAGCAAAAAGGATCTattcaccaaactgtgaggggGGGCTCTACAGCGCACAGAACCACGTATTTTCgacttaagtacttacatagATTGTTTACGACTCCTGGTTCCGCCTTAATTAAAATTGGAACTCATAATTAGAGAAACGAAATAATGCTCAAATCGACTTCGAAATTTCGAATCGACAAAACGGGaactaggggctattcataaattacgccatttcaaattaggggggggggtctggacatcggatgacggtagcatgaagtagaaggaaatggggtcatttgaagcatgatttttggatgattataggggggggaggtccaaaatcgtcaaaaatcgatgacgtaatttatggacagccccctatcagaaaattttaagaaaaaaaaatatggttgtctctatagttcgttttttttgcattagaaagaactcgacagaagcaagcgtgcagtttttatcaggctctttaattgttaataattattgaattatctaatgtagcatggtcaatacatatgtgacgttccacgggaaaaggtaccttatgagggtttctagtttcggagatatgaaatgttttgtaaagaggtgaaaaaatgctcaatttttttttattgtgtgatctgaaaccttaatgcgtaacgtttgtttacctgtttttatttttgttataagttagttataagcctagtaatgtcgtctcagagtttagtagaaaaggtaccttatggaaaaaagaatgaaaattcccaaaaaaactagtcaatacgggaaaagaagtttggtagagaactgtattagcattctgcaaaactaatttgataatttcagttctggttggggcgcctcgcaaatactataaccgtacatcgaccgacatcacaaatccaagtagcctgctattataccaaagttacactcgtcaagtctttcttaactagaataatcttcatttggtttggtcgcatgcagtaaatcagccattggttggtgctgaaaaatgccaatacccgacgcattaccttatggaatatctgaggtcattgaacctcaatgccgcttatcttcaatagcaaccgaaatatattattgataagaaatagacgatttataccatctgaaccccaaaatattattagtttatcctaactgttccatcatcatcatgcctcatcatgtaacttaatcacaaggtaccttttcattacatacaaatgattggtcttttttaagattattatgacgaagaactaattaaatttggggcagtttaatgtaaattaatattttctattcataaaagataaactgtaatatgattgatattttgtagtgatgtattattagatttatttccataaggtaccttttcgtaaatgtatggagcaaatactgttattgttatgtaagtttaaagtggcataaggggttaaatatagtatttagttggggttttaggatttatttcatttgaatgacataatttctttcatatgtgctcagaaaaattgattgtgtgtcacattaaaagtaaaaatattcaattttgtgattttatatgaaaaagtcagaaaatacattttcacctctaaatcggtattgttttttgcttaaactgtctgtcagtgtcgttttctaatagataaaatttaaatcttgagagctcattgcaatcaatcgtgaaaattaaataaaactttaatttcaagagattggttagtatacacataaatcagtcgatatcaaaagtttctatttgcattacagaacaagtcgcaatatttttttaatctcagatatataaggtattattatttgtagtcaactatgtaacttacttcaggaacatagttttttaggcggctaaacttaaaacttctctatcgtaaagttgctcatttcacaacattattttcaaaaaatcatatctctgtaactacgcaacctagaaggttgatcttttgtgttatcgatagcttatttattgtagattattggggtatgcataactccatacccgccataaggtacctttgaccgtgggacgtcacatataatttacttcaaattattaccgctaaaagtgccggatttggaaccagaagttctttctaatgctaaaaaaaatgaactataaagtcgttttttttttatttagacgTACGATAATTTTGCAATAAGAAAACGTGGTCGTAACGTTatcatggagatctgtccacaacgttaccatggagatttgtccacaacatgacactttttcgtgcatgctaccgatgttcatcgatttataagacgttatcacgtcaaaagtaaaatttattagGTAGAGAAAACTCTATCCAtggggccccatacattccacgactcttctctttccgaacagactctacgcttttgtttgttttttgctAAATACACACTAGATATAAAATGACGCTAAATTGCCTAAGGTTAGTTTCAAGACCTGAAACTCGTTTTTATTAACTAGAAAGACCTATAAGCGCTACAGAATATATACACATGAAACCTTTTGGTAGTGAATTTATCGAGGCGACCGGTTCAGTCCAAATTTAGAATGATCAATATAAACAGCGACGTTGCCAGCTCGCCTTTCAAAACAGCTCTCTACTTACAAGTGTTTACATGATACAAcgtatttacataaaataaaaatattgaaacacaACCTTATTGCAAACTTATAAAGCTCAAATTTGAATAGTCGTTGGGATTGCTTAATCTTTTCTAGAATGTTGGTACGATGTAAACAAGTTAATTAGTCATTGGATTTGTGACTTTATTGTTCAAGAAATAAGATATGAAATAAAAGTGGTTTtgattcgaattttaaataTGGCGTGACATATCGTAAGTGGGAATCGTGAAAACACTCACGTAGCGAAATGTGTTCGTCTTACAAATCTTTTGATGCTGTTATTCAACGCGTTACTGTGAATGAAAATTTTGTAATATTGTACCTTGTACCTACacccagtaccgtctttaccataagggcacatggggcccgtgcccagggcccccatcctcagggggccccggaggacacagtaacagtatatttgattatgattacccataataaatagaagatcatagtagaaaaatgttagtttaattagctttctttactttccaaaagggccccaaattcttaagtgcccagggccccagcatagtttaagacggcccgaTGGTTACAGTGAATGAAAATTTTGTAATATTGTaccttgtacctacctacaggttAGTGAGACCCCTCTTAATTGTCCCGCAATGTAAACTAGCAAAGTCTAGAAAGTCACTCGCTGTTGTTGGGGCAAAATTGTACAACTCGCTTCCTGCTGAAATAATTGAATCATGCGATACAACATTCGATAAGAAACTCAGAGCACTTTTAACTGAACTGGCGTGTTATGCCGTCGACGACTTTGTCAGTAGGGCTGCCAACCCAACCACATAAAAAAAGCAGATAGGTACGTACCTatatttgtaaaatgtatataaattaattaatttgtaataatttaatttaatttaattatttattctattGTAAAATTGACCTGTAAAATactaaattttattaataaatatctgaatctgaatctgaatctgagaCGGTTGAACTTGGGTTGAACGCAAACTTaaatttgtataaataaaaaaacctaaaaatctgTGAGGTAACGAAAATAAGCTGAATTTGTAAACTGTCGAATGGCCGAGaagtttttaaaatgtttaaggcgagggtagcggtgggtaaattATAAGGAAACagaatagtacatttcgatgctagtgcggaaggtatgtcattacttcacgagtaccgagatatcttgccacgagccgcaggcgagtggcaagactcgggacgagtgaagaatgacatttccgcacgtgtatcgaacgacgttttttaatacagttgcgaaaaaataagtaaaacattgttaatcgtacactaaacaaaagtggtaacagtgacagctcgcttagacgtcgtctttaagtatattatatctatgggcgtttggcagctattccgttccattcagacaacttattaagaacggaattttcaatattaaatattaaaaaataaacgtgttataatgatgaagaggtaagtattaaaatatgaaatatgtatatttttcacattcttacattaacagtaggtttttatgctgattacgacgtttaaaggaaactaatattaacactcatcaataagtagtcgtgaattggaacaagtataaattaaaaaaaattggaaatgtaaaaagcactagttcgagataaccaactttccgcacgctaaacagctacgtaaagtagcactttttgagcaactgtattaaaaaaaatagagtaggtatataggtacctaattttataCACGTGGTGTAAGAAATGTACGGAGGTACAGGTACCtgggtacctatacctatattgATACCCTTTATAGGGTGCCATGTGAttctatgtttttatttacCAACTATATACCATGGTTTGCAAATAAAcgatttctatttctatttctgaTATTGACAATCTAAGCTTAGCAGTAAATTTGTTTTAGTTTAAGTCATGAATGAATATAATTTTTATCGTTACTATTTATTAACGAACAAGtataataaagttaataatataactttacaCCGTTTTTACCGTTATTCAAGTAAAACGCATTGAAACACCATTTTGAGGTTATAAACCGAATGCATGCAAGTTATATTAAATGACTCATaaattactattttttattatttcgaTATCATTTAAGGATATAAATAAAGacaagaaaattattttaaaaatataataggtattattaaatTTCTAATTACTAGCAGTAATTTAGTAATTTTGCTTCACAGTTCCGCAAGATTTGTATAGAGGGCACTGATTTCAATACATGCAGCATAGATCAAATGAATGTTTAGACGCGTTACTatgttttgttatatttttaatatttacatttgTTACATAGGTTTTCAAATGGCAGTTGTTTCTTAATAAAAATACTGGTGTTGTGTCACATTTTAACGTAGTTCCGTTATTGAAGGAATATAGTCTTTCGATTTGTAGCTAGCCTCGagcgctaatcctttgtctattgttaagtaaacccTCTTGctaccacctgcataaaaaatagtTCGGTCACTTTAACCGGTTATTGAATTACAACTAGctcctatggaaattgcaataaataaaaaaaatggaaaagtaTTTTGCGAGGCTGTGTTTGGTCCCTTCGACCACAGctaacgctacagaaccagtccaAAATCTATCATGGAGATGCGTAataaaggcgcgttatcggagagcgcccCTACACTGGTTtatttgagcgttggactagcccgcgctcaggtgccaattagaataattaagaccctttttgcaggtaagtagcacgtgcagTTTTACTTagcaatagacaaaggattaaggcctgtgcacaccggcttgcgcgtgcgtgacgtgcacgtgcgcgtgcgcttaaatgttggagccgcacacgcacacgtcacgcaagcggtgtgccgtctctcataaggatctatATATTACAACGCTgcacgcgcacgtcacgcacacgcagccggtgtgcacagtcCTTCAGCTgtcggggccagctacaaatcgaaagACTATAACTGGTAACGTAAGTTAAGTAAGTCACTCTTTACTACTACTTactttttttctcttttttataTTGACAAAATGTAACTTGTAAGGTTAGCTAGTAGCTACTCTATTCGTAATATTATGTAGGGTGGGGCTGCCACTGCcatcaatatttattttcggAAAACTCTAGAGTCTTGAGAACGAACATACAATTAGATGATGTGTACACTGTACAGTCGGTGTAGATACTGTAGGtagataaaaaaaccgggcaagtgcgagtcggactcgcgcacgaagggttccgtaccataatgcaaaaaaaacgaaaaaaaaaaagcaaaaaaaaaaacggtcacccatccaagtactgaccactcccgacgttgcttaactttggtcaaaaatcacgttttttgtatgggagccccatttaaatctttattttattctgtttttagtatttgttgttatagcggcaacagaaatacatcatctgtgaagatttcaactgtctagctatcacggttcgtgagatacagcctggtgacagacagacagacggacggacggacggacggacggacggacagcgaagtcttagtaatagggtcccgttttaccctttgggtacggaaccctaaaaaatggttgtctgtaaagtcggtttacggacgataattttgcgtgataacgtcatgtcataagaaaacattgatgaaaaattgcatACTTTGGCCGTGActttaccatggagatctgtccacaacgtgacactttttcgtgcatgctaccggtgttcatcgatttataagacgttatcacgtcaaaaacgtTTTACACCAGTATGAACTACGTACGAAccgataattggcaggaaaAGGCGCAGGATCGGtaaaagtggcgtgctctcgtttcggaggccaagatcctcttttgatcgctgagccatattagttagttagttagttatgaACTACTTACCCCCATCTTCCTCAAGAAACACTTCTTTCTcttccccctccccctccccctccatCTCGGCGTATAGGTGCTCGTGGACCCGTCGGAGATGCGTCTTCAGATTGGCGGTGGTAGTCTTGTATGAGATGGTGCGCTGACACTCGTTGCAGCTCGCGATTTTCTTCTCATTGTCGAACACCTGTGGCaatggggagacactcctgacttcgtgcaaactcggctccattcggctcagcattgctttgagcaattattagggttggcacaacttgacgtccctttgcgtgcacgaccacagataagataattacttgaattttgacaaccctagtcgaaagggatattgccataagttagaaagggatatcatgattcgaccctgaaccgctgtcaaacttcggttttgtaggaagtgtcatttctgtacggtagtactattacttattctgtgactaGCATCAGATGGATCGTACCCTTGTTTATCGCCATCGTTTCAAGACAATTTTGTTGATAAAGAAACGAAACGCAACGACAGCCAGCTCAGCATCAAATCGTTTCTTTATTTACTACATATTAACTTTTAAACGTCAATTTCTTGTTAGAAAATGTACAATAGAAAGTACCTTACCTCAAAATATTCCCATACAGAGGACCTATTCTTCCTAATTTTCGTAAGCCTCCCCGGTGTCTCAGTTACCGGAATACTCATAAACACATCGTTATGCTTATGCTTTAAATGATTTTTGAGGTTATGCGAAGTCGACTTATAATTAAACATGTTATGACACAATTTACATTCAGCCTCCTTATTCTCGTCGTCAACTTTATCAAAGTATTCCCAAATCATATTCTTCCCGCGTCTACCGGAGTCACTCATTTTCGTTAAATAACTGGTTAAATTAACGATAATAACGAGAAACGCGTTGACGCCAAGATGGCCGCCCGGGCACTGACTGCGCGCGGCTGGGATTCGTAACGCATGATTCTAAAAAGGCTTAAGTGCTGATTGAGAATAAGGAAAAAACTACTGTAAATCGTGGgcaataaggtttagaattggTGCAAAAAATTAAGTGTTAGGACTTT belongs to Cydia splendana chromosome 26, ilCydSple1.2, whole genome shotgun sequence and includes:
- the LOC134803240 gene encoding uncharacterized protein LOC134803240, giving the protein MLESEAGTSGTRSSSSVRKTNMTTAESWGGPSKLQCCVPECVNTEQGQPGKVFYEFPREPLRRTKWLHLINRPDMEPTAKDRVCSDHFSPNQYTVKRALRGDALPTIEKQPTSTLQLKRKPEDTNIQTYSKQPRLDIQSNIVTTETIQIKIEPEEPTTDLIVKDEPMIEEYLETQYRDNDPLAIAEPMNEDLINIKKEPIEPLHIETQCRDVDHLAIKPEPGVHTTSTQTLSRKKMYLNVACVTGTEHIYIAQGINEQKTTKLAQTQTTAPLIAVFTDPIKKKMKAEIREANRKTKLLSNASMDKSRFMQCCDGYLNEKIAHIVKTHSHIQEKFKGNRYGTDFKVFALNLCLSNTESYKFVEKIFNLPSKTTLKRLQMPARTGTNPNLMEYLKVKVSKMSEKEKLCALCFDVMRVSKNLWYEVNNDFLCGMQEIDQVLGPEPAEYAGVLMIRGLYSKWTQPVSFSFMTEKRRYPELKEWMHNVMGIMFDIGLDIKALVVDLENEFMDVSLPDGEHYFEMDERKIYHFYDVRHLFKSARDALMKSNFHIGSKVAKWSHILKIYDKDSDHDLSLMPKITDEHVRPSGDAINDVNLAIQIFSNSVAAAMNLHVISNMANQNIKDTVEFVANMSSISDILASKSLANAYKGTDRQNKILSDVLEYLQDLNLKDKRGNAIEAQFVDGLKVNIKSAFSLFEDLKKENVQYLHTKVLSKDCLEVYFDECRRLGGNCCEKPTPIMFARSFRRLFLVNLVHKDGDSEDLKTTLYKISEYMKADTEKKDEMEGDQLKRILGAGVSDIKIQWPSTEYIAGYLIWKCLEKHPCEKFIEKLSAHYDIPVEENAETLLENFRKYNADNVISIHLLKPPGYLVDFVDLMDQKYCEYFAKQDKDPMNFAWNTYKFMEDDTFELPCECFPLKFIKILFIRIKIEHSIREHNKYSKNPRKPRHLQKKQVNKKSK